GAACATGATCTCGAGAAtaatttcgttcatttctaaAGTTCAGGTCTATTTCTAAAGTGCAAATTGCATTATGAAAGAGTGAAACCGACAAGCATCGCATACAGTATACTTAAGTCTATTTCCGGTGTTATAAGTGTTAAGAATTCCTTGTTTATTAATCTTTTCGTCTTTGTAGTTAAGGATTTTTTATACCTACAATAAACGCTACTTTCACAATACccaatattaatatttctatTACTGATTTGAAAACGCTACAACTAAATAAGAAAACAGTTTGAGAGACATAAACTAATCAActccaaaaaaatgtttactaCGCAAAAGCCTAAACAAATCAATTCGGAGCTCGTTATCAGCTGTTGGATACCTACTTTGATAAGGTCCGAACACATGAATAGCAGGGTAACCTTTTTCCGTGCAGCcatttcgttgttgttttttaaactcttCTTCTAATTCCTGCTTAAAGATGTTTATAGAAGCAGCTAGCACATGCATCTCATTGAGCTTCGCTAGGTAGTTCACGTCTCAAGAATCTCCACTCAGATCCTACGGCCGCCCCTTTCCGGTTTCGTTTATGAGGGATGGCTACATTCAAGCCAAAAATCCTAACTTTTGCCAACCGAATGTGCGGGAGATATGCTCGCCGCAGCGTACGTTCTTCCTCTGgcagatatagtcgggtcaaaagaCCTGTAGGTCGTGTAATTGCAGAAGCATCCAcactcgaagtggcgcggtgaaGCTGCAATTTGTGATTGAAGTGGGACAATCACGAACTGCAACGACTGAaagtgctagcaagggtccctccgcgatcctaaccgcttcgCTTCTTCATACCGCTTTGAGCTCAATCGCTTGCGTATTTTCAACAAACTGATCGACAGCACTATTCGTGAAAGCAATGACCAACATTGGCTCCGTAATCCCCCAACGTGATCGATTTTGAAGTATTACACTAGCAATTTCAGCTCCAATGAAAGTTTTtcctaataaaaaaagtgctcaAAAAAGTCACCTAGCCATGGAGcttcagaaatttccaaaaacgcACCTGTTCCAGGAGGGCCCTGGATGATAGCAATTTCGTTGGTGATCGCTTTAATAAGCGCATTACGTTGACTATTATCCAATGTTGAAGGTTTGTACTCCTCGTCTAGCTTGTCCAGCTTAAATAATGGCGAACTTTGCAACTATCAGAAAAACTGCTTGGGGATCGAATGTCGATATTCTCAAAGTCAAAACGAATTGGATGCAGAAACAATCAATCAAAATGATTGAAGTCTCAGGTATTTTGGA
This window of the Necator americanus strain Aroian chromosome III, whole genome shotgun sequence genome carries:
- a CDS encoding hypothetical protein (NECATOR_CHRIII.G9454.T2), giving the protein MDEDGTIVKDRSYQIADPQSYFIAYRYVLVALKVKHCVLEVERFPIPFERYIVYGKCDVRKPFYMRIDENVEDIVEDLEIRKYYENIRQGARAKIAKSKTAYDSDLEEELDTSLTKKKVGVINAYELERVKIEGKIYELDKLDEEYKPSTLDNSQRNALIKAITNEIAIIQGPPGTGKTFIGAEIASVILQNRSRWGITEPMLVIAFTNSAVDQFVENTQAIELKALHRATSSVDASAITRPTGLLTRLYLPEEERTLRRAYLPHIRLAKVRIFGLNVAIPHKRNRKGAAVGSEWRFLRRELPSEAQ